One window of Oreochromis niloticus isolate F11D_XX linkage group LG23, O_niloticus_UMD_NMBU, whole genome shotgun sequence genomic DNA carries:
- the LOC102081256 gene encoding protein NLRC3-like isoform X2, translated as MLLEDNIITFVRNELKKFHKVLSPNYAEYLNGQREDEEVLEDKDGEQMRSSREAFVKITLYFLKRMKQEELVDRLKSRTPTGFCQHLKSTLKNKFRHVFEGIAKAGNPTLLNEIYTELYVTEGGTEKVNDEHEVRHIEIASTKQHQPERTIRQEDIFKDSPGRDEPIRTVLTKGVAGIGKTILTQKFILDWAEDKANQDIQFIFPFTFRELNVLKEKVFSLVELIHHFFTKTKEGICNFEDFQVMFVFDGLDECRFPLNFNITKTLTDVTEPTSVDVLLINLIKGNLLPSAHLWITTRPAAANQIPPECITMVTEIRGFTDQQKEKYFRKRFREEEQANRIISHIKTSRSLHIMCHIPVFCWITATVLEDVLKTRKRTKLLKTLTEMYVHLLVIQAKVKKVKYDGGAETDQHWSPESSKMIESLGKLAFEQLQKGNLIFYESDLTECGIDIRAASVYSGVFTQIFREERGLYQDKVFCFIHLSVQEFLAALHVHLTFINSAVNLLEEQQTTSIWYTLFKKSKLQSLHQSAVNKALQSSNGHLDLFLRFLLGLSLEANQTLLRGLLTKMENSSGTNQGTVQYIKKKLSENLSAEKSINLFHCLNELNDRSLLEEIQQSLSSGRLSTDKLSPVQWSALAFILLSSEEDLDVFDLKKYSASEQALLRLLPIIKASRKVLVNVCNLSERSCEVLSSILSSQSSNLRILDLSNNDLQNSGVNLLSSGLESQHCKVETLRLSGCLITDEGCNSLASALTSNPSHLTELDLSYNHPGDSGMKALYSGLEDPHWSLDTLRVEPAGEQWLTPGLRKYSCQLTIDTNTVNTNLKLSDNNRKVTYVDKDQRYPKHSDRFDKWCPQVLCREGLTGRCYWEVEKSGQVHISVSYRRIPRKGHRDIRNEIEFGFNDQSWCLSISDKGCSAWHNNRETFICSSYSWSGRVAVYVDCPAGTLSFYRVSSDTLIHLHTFNTTFTEPLYPGFGFVFRMSSGFSITLGSSASLCSV; from the exons atg ctgctaGAGGACAACATCATTACTTTTGTGAGGAACGAGCTGAAGAAGTTCCACAAGGTTCTGAGTCCCAATTATGCAGAATACTTAAATGGTCAACGGGAGGATGAGGAAGTGCTGGAAGATAAGGATGGGGAGCAGATgaggagcagcagagaggcatttgtAAAGATAACACTGTACTTCCTGAAGAGAATGAAACAGGAGGAGCTGGTTGATCGTCTCAAGAGCA GAACTCCCACTGGATTTTGTCAACATCTAAAGTCTACTCTGAAGAATAAGTTCAGACatgtgtttgaggggatcgctaaagcaggaaacccaaccctgcTGAAtgagatctacacagagctctacgtcacagagggagggactgaaaaggtcaatgatgaacatgaggtccgACATATTGAAATTGCATCTACAAAACAGCACCAACCAGAAAgaacaatcagacaagaagataTCTTTAAAgactcacctggaagagatgaaccaatcagaacagtcctgacaaagggagtggctggcattgggaaaacaatCTTAACACAGAAGTTTATTCtagactgggctgaagacaaagccaaccaggacatccagttcatatttccatttacattcagagagctgaatgtgctgaaagagaaagtgttcagcttggtggaactcaTTCATCACTTTTTTACTAAAACCAAAGAAGGAATCTGCAACTTTGAGGACTTCCAGGTTATGTTCGTCTTTGATGGTCTAGATGAGTGTCGATTTCCACTTAACTTCAATATCACAAAGACCCTGACTGATGTTACAGAGCCGACTTCAGTGGACGtactgctgataaacctcatcaagGGGaacctgcttccctctgctcatctctggataaccacacggcccgcagcagccaatcagatccctcctgagtGTATTACCATGGTAACTGAgatcagagggttcactgaccaaCAGAAAGAAAAGTACTTCAGAAAAAGATTCAGAGAAGAGGAGCAGGCCaacaggatcatctcccacatcaagacatcacgaagcctccacatcatgtgccacattccagtcttctgctggatcactgctacagtcctggaggatgtgctgaaaaCTAGAAAAAGGACCAAACTTCTTAAGACTCTGACAgagatgtatgtgcacttgctGGTaattcaggccaaagtgaaaaaggtcaagtatgatggaggagctgagacagatcaacactggagtccagagagcagtaagatgattgagtctctgggaaaactggcttttgagcagctgcagaaaggaaacctgatcttctatgaatcagacctgacagagtgtggcatcgatatcagagcagcctcagtgtactcaggagtgttcacacagatctttagagaggagagaggactgtaccaggacaaggtgttctgcttcatccatctgagtgttcaggagtttctggctgcgcTTCATGTTCACCTGACTTTCATTAACTCTGCagtcaatctgctggaagaacagCAAACAACCTCTATATGGtatacattatttaaaaaatctaaattacAATCGTTgcaccagagtgctgtgaacaaggcgTTACAGAGttcaaatggacacctggacttgttcctccgcttcctgcTGGGTCTTTCACTGGAGGCCAATCAAACTCTCCTACGAGGTCTGCTAACAAAGATGGAAAATAGCTCAGGGACCAACCAGGgaacagtccagtacatcaagaagaagctcagtgaaaacctgtctgcagagaaaagcatcaatttATTCCATTgcctgaatgaactgaatgatcgttctttATTGGAGGAGATCCAGCAGTCCTTGAGTTCAGGacgtctctccacagataaactgtctcctgttcagtggtcagctctggccttcatcttactgtcatccgaagaagatctggatgtgtttgatctgaagaaatactctgcttcagagcaggctcttctgaggcttcTGCCAATCATTAAAGCATCAAGAAAAGTATT agtGAATGTCTGTAACCtttcagagagaagctgtgaagttCTGTCCTCAATTCTCAGCTCTCAGTCTTCAAATCTCAGAATACTTGACTTGAGTAACAATGACCTTCAGAATTCAGGAGTGAATCTGCTCTCTTCTGGACTAGAGAGCCAGCACTGTAAAGTGGAAACTCTCCG cctgtcaggctgtctgatcacagatgAAGGCTGCAattctctggcctcagctctaaCCTCCAACCCCTCAcatctgacagagctggacctgagttacaatcatccaggagactcaggaatgaaAGCCCTGTATTCTGGACTGGAAGATCCACATTGGAGTCTGGACACTCTTAG ggtggagcctgctggagaaCAATGGTTGacaccaggtctgaggaagt attcctgtcaactcacaatcgacacaaacacagtgaacacaaacctcaaactgtctgacaacaacaggaaggtgacataTGTGGACAAGGATCAACGATATCCAAAGCATTCAGATAGATTTGATAAATGGTGCCCCCAGGTGCTGTGTAGAGaaggtctgactggtcgctgttactgggaggttgaGAAAAGTGGACAGGTTCACATCTCAGTGAGCTACAGAAGAATCCCAAGAAAGGGACACAGAGATATTAGAAATGAAATTGAATTCGGATTTAATGATCAGTCCTGGTGTCTCAGCATATCTGATAAAGGTTGCTCTGCTTGGCACAACAATAGAGAAACGTTCATCTGCTCTTCCTATTCTTGGTCTGgcagagtagcagtgtatgtggactgtcctgctggcactctgtccttctacagagtctcctctgacactctgatccacctccacaccttcaacaccacattcactgaacctctttATCCTGGATTTGGATTTGTGTTCAGGATGTCATCAGGGTTTTCGATCACTCTTGGTTCTTCAGCATCTCTGTGTTCAGTTTAG
- the LOC102081256 gene encoding protein NLRC3-like isoform X1, translated as MGKTTFLNFSKVHVLRLDQESSDVPSHQSAQDHERHLDSIFMLLEDNIITFVRNELKKFHKVLSPNYAEYLNGQREDEEVLEDKDGEQMRSSREAFVKITLYFLKRMKQEELVDRLKSRTPTGFCQHLKSTLKNKFRHVFEGIAKAGNPTLLNEIYTELYVTEGGTEKVNDEHEVRHIEIASTKQHQPERTIRQEDIFKDSPGRDEPIRTVLTKGVAGIGKTILTQKFILDWAEDKANQDIQFIFPFTFRELNVLKEKVFSLVELIHHFFTKTKEGICNFEDFQVMFVFDGLDECRFPLNFNITKTLTDVTEPTSVDVLLINLIKGNLLPSAHLWITTRPAAANQIPPECITMVTEIRGFTDQQKEKYFRKRFREEEQANRIISHIKTSRSLHIMCHIPVFCWITATVLEDVLKTRKRTKLLKTLTEMYVHLLVIQAKVKKVKYDGGAETDQHWSPESSKMIESLGKLAFEQLQKGNLIFYESDLTECGIDIRAASVYSGVFTQIFREERGLYQDKVFCFIHLSVQEFLAALHVHLTFINSAVNLLEEQQTTSIWYTLFKKSKLQSLHQSAVNKALQSSNGHLDLFLRFLLGLSLEANQTLLRGLLTKMENSSGTNQGTVQYIKKKLSENLSAEKSINLFHCLNELNDRSLLEEIQQSLSSGRLSTDKLSPVQWSALAFILLSSEEDLDVFDLKKYSASEQALLRLLPIIKASRKVLVNVCNLSERSCEVLSSILSSQSSNLRILDLSNNDLQNSGVNLLSSGLESQHCKVETLRLSGCLITDEGCNSLASALTSNPSHLTELDLSYNHPGDSGMKALYSGLEDPHWSLDTLRVEPAGEQWLTPGLRKYSCQLTIDTNTVNTNLKLSDNNRKVTYVDKDQRYPKHSDRFDKWCPQVLCREGLTGRCYWEVEKSGQVHISVSYRRIPRKGHRDIRNEIEFGFNDQSWCLSISDKGCSAWHNNRETFICSSYSWSGRVAVYVDCPAGTLSFYRVSSDTLIHLHTFNTTFTEPLYPGFGFVFRMSSGFSITLGSSASLCSV; from the exons ATGGGAAAAACTACGTTTCTAAACTTCTCCAAAGTTCATGTCTTGAG GCTGGACCAGGAGAGCTCAGATGTTCCTAGTCATCAGTCTGCCCAAGACCATGAAAGACAtcttgactccatatttatg ctgctaGAGGACAACATCATTACTTTTGTGAGGAACGAGCTGAAGAAGTTCCACAAGGTTCTGAGTCCCAATTATGCAGAATACTTAAATGGTCAACGGGAGGATGAGGAAGTGCTGGAAGATAAGGATGGGGAGCAGATgaggagcagcagagaggcatttgtAAAGATAACACTGTACTTCCTGAAGAGAATGAAACAGGAGGAGCTGGTTGATCGTCTCAAGAGCA GAACTCCCACTGGATTTTGTCAACATCTAAAGTCTACTCTGAAGAATAAGTTCAGACatgtgtttgaggggatcgctaaagcaggaaacccaaccctgcTGAAtgagatctacacagagctctacgtcacagagggagggactgaaaaggtcaatgatgaacatgaggtccgACATATTGAAATTGCATCTACAAAACAGCACCAACCAGAAAgaacaatcagacaagaagataTCTTTAAAgactcacctggaagagatgaaccaatcagaacagtcctgacaaagggagtggctggcattgggaaaacaatCTTAACACAGAAGTTTATTCtagactgggctgaagacaaagccaaccaggacatccagttcatatttccatttacattcagagagctgaatgtgctgaaagagaaagtgttcagcttggtggaactcaTTCATCACTTTTTTACTAAAACCAAAGAAGGAATCTGCAACTTTGAGGACTTCCAGGTTATGTTCGTCTTTGATGGTCTAGATGAGTGTCGATTTCCACTTAACTTCAATATCACAAAGACCCTGACTGATGTTACAGAGCCGACTTCAGTGGACGtactgctgataaacctcatcaagGGGaacctgcttccctctgctcatctctggataaccacacggcccgcagcagccaatcagatccctcctgagtGTATTACCATGGTAACTGAgatcagagggttcactgaccaaCAGAAAGAAAAGTACTTCAGAAAAAGATTCAGAGAAGAGGAGCAGGCCaacaggatcatctcccacatcaagacatcacgaagcctccacatcatgtgccacattccagtcttctgctggatcactgctacagtcctggaggatgtgctgaaaaCTAGAAAAAGGACCAAACTTCTTAAGACTCTGACAgagatgtatgtgcacttgctGGTaattcaggccaaagtgaaaaaggtcaagtatgatggaggagctgagacagatcaacactggagtccagagagcagtaagatgattgagtctctgggaaaactggcttttgagcagctgcagaaaggaaacctgatcttctatgaatcagacctgacagagtgtggcatcgatatcagagcagcctcagtgtactcaggagtgttcacacagatctttagagaggagagaggactgtaccaggacaaggtgttctgcttcatccatctgagtgttcaggagtttctggctgcgcTTCATGTTCACCTGACTTTCATTAACTCTGCagtcaatctgctggaagaacagCAAACAACCTCTATATGGtatacattatttaaaaaatctaaattacAATCGTTgcaccagagtgctgtgaacaaggcgTTACAGAGttcaaatggacacctggacttgttcctccgcttcctgcTGGGTCTTTCACTGGAGGCCAATCAAACTCTCCTACGAGGTCTGCTAACAAAGATGGAAAATAGCTCAGGGACCAACCAGGgaacagtccagtacatcaagaagaagctcagtgaaaacctgtctgcagagaaaagcatcaatttATTCCATTgcctgaatgaactgaatgatcgttctttATTGGAGGAGATCCAGCAGTCCTTGAGTTCAGGacgtctctccacagataaactgtctcctgttcagtggtcagctctggccttcatcttactgtcatccgaagaagatctggatgtgtttgatctgaagaaatactctgcttcagagcaggctcttctgaggcttcTGCCAATCATTAAAGCATCAAGAAAAGTATT agtGAATGTCTGTAACCtttcagagagaagctgtgaagttCTGTCCTCAATTCTCAGCTCTCAGTCTTCAAATCTCAGAATACTTGACTTGAGTAACAATGACCTTCAGAATTCAGGAGTGAATCTGCTCTCTTCTGGACTAGAGAGCCAGCACTGTAAAGTGGAAACTCTCCG cctgtcaggctgtctgatcacagatgAAGGCTGCAattctctggcctcagctctaaCCTCCAACCCCTCAcatctgacagagctggacctgagttacaatcatccaggagactcaggaatgaaAGCCCTGTATTCTGGACTGGAAGATCCACATTGGAGTCTGGACACTCTTAG ggtggagcctgctggagaaCAATGGTTGacaccaggtctgaggaagt attcctgtcaactcacaatcgacacaaacacagtgaacacaaacctcaaactgtctgacaacaacaggaaggtgacataTGTGGACAAGGATCAACGATATCCAAAGCATTCAGATAGATTTGATAAATGGTGCCCCCAGGTGCTGTGTAGAGaaggtctgactggtcgctgttactgggaggttgaGAAAAGTGGACAGGTTCACATCTCAGTGAGCTACAGAAGAATCCCAAGAAAGGGACACAGAGATATTAGAAATGAAATTGAATTCGGATTTAATGATCAGTCCTGGTGTCTCAGCATATCTGATAAAGGTTGCTCTGCTTGGCACAACAATAGAGAAACGTTCATCTGCTCTTCCTATTCTTGGTCTGgcagagtagcagtgtatgtggactgtcctgctggcactctgtccttctacagagtctcctctgacactctgatccacctccacaccttcaacaccacattcactgaacctctttATCCTGGATTTGGATTTGTGTTCAGGATGTCATCAGGGTTTTCGATCACTCTTGGTTCTTCAGCATCTCTGTGTTCAGTTTAG